A genome region from Sphingorhabdus sp. SMR4y includes the following:
- a CDS encoding septal ring lytic transglycosylase RlpA family protein codes for MRYAVKFGILSAATLALAGCSGSRDFGQFPDGKPAPRGTGAASGAAAVSDFPQKIGDPYKVGGKTYTPEDVQSYDEVGYASWYGEELAGNPTANGERFNPQGISAAHKTLPLPSYVEVTALDTGRTILVRVNDRGPFANDRLIDLSHGAAKQLGIDRDGVSGVRVRKVNPNEQERAVLRMGAPAAERIATPDSLLAILRKNLAKLPTPAAPVKQAAAPVPASPAKAPATAARPSSATGSRDGRFIIEGAGRPVGAEQSIGNNYVGDLVGAYVVQVAAFSDKARADTLAKKIGAKVMPDGTRSIWRVRYGPYASEKDAQAGLAQAQQRGYSGARILRADK; via the coding sequence ATGAGATACGCAGTTAAATTTGGAATATTGTCGGCCGCGACGCTGGCTTTGGCCGGCTGTAGCGGCTCGCGCGATTTCGGCCAGTTTCCCGATGGCAAGCCGGCGCCGCGCGGTACCGGTGCGGCGTCCGGTGCGGCCGCGGTTTCCGATTTCCCTCAGAAAATAGGGGATCCCTACAAGGTTGGCGGCAAGACCTATACCCCCGAAGATGTGCAGAGCTATGACGAAGTGGGCTATGCCAGCTGGTATGGCGAAGAGCTGGCCGGCAATCCGACGGCCAATGGCGAGCGTTTCAATCCGCAAGGCATTTCGGCCGCGCACAAGACTCTGCCCCTGCCGTCCTATGTCGAGGTGACGGCGCTGGATACCGGACGGACAATATTGGTGCGAGTCAATGATCGCGGTCCGTTCGCCAACGACCGGCTGATTGACCTGTCCCACGGGGCGGCCAAGCAATTGGGTATCGATCGCGACGGGGTCTCGGGCGTGCGCGTTCGCAAGGTCAATCCCAATGAACAGGAGCGCGCGGTGCTGCGCATGGGCGCCCCCGCCGCCGAGCGGATAGCAACGCCCGATTCCCTGCTGGCGATATTGCGCAAGAATCTGGCCAAGCTGCCGACGCCAGCTGCGCCGGTCAAGCAGGCCGCAGCCCCGGTCCCTGCCAGCCCGGCCAAGGCGCCCGCTACGGCAGCCCGGCCTTCATCGGCCACCGGCAGCCGCGATGGCCGATTCATTATAGAAGGCGCGGGCCGACCGGTTGGTGCCGAACAAAGTATCGGAAATAATTATGTCGGCGACCTTGTCGGGGCCTATGTCGTGCAGGTCGCAGCTTTCAGCGACAAGGCGAGGGCAGACACGCTCGCCAAGAAGATCGGTGCCAAGGTGATGCCCGACGGGACACGGTCGATCTGGCGCGTGCGTTACGGCCCCTATGCCAGCGAAAAGGACGCGCAGGCAGGGCTGGCACAGGCGCAGCAGCGCGGCTATAGCGGAGCGCGAATCTTGCGCGCGGACAAATAG
- a CDS encoding lytic murein transglycosylase, protein MTAIACGALALFGISSATPMQNARAQSSSGFESYLQQVRQKALQQGVRAQTLDQVLPGLTYNPRVVALDQSQPGGSPNSAIPPFAPYQRRHITSQRIANGKAAYRRLIAKLVDVERETGVPGPIIMAIYGKETNYGSYMGDFDIPRSLATLAYEGRRRSLFEPELLAVLQLIDKGVPQSALKGSWAGAMGMPQFLPSVYLRLAKDGSGDGYADIWNNEHDAVASIANYFVNSGWRRGEPWGIAVKVPSSLDRDAVASKIMPTRCPRVFGRHSQWKTMAEWRALGVVPATGKILEDDVMATLLEPDGAGSTAYLLTGNYRVILDYNCSNFYGLAVGLLADEIRS, encoded by the coding sequence ATGACCGCTATCGCTTGCGGCGCTCTTGCTCTTTTTGGCATCAGTTCCGCAACGCCGATGCAAAATGCCAGAGCACAAAGCAGTTCCGGTTTTGAATCCTATCTCCAGCAGGTTCGGCAAAAGGCGCTGCAGCAAGGTGTGCGGGCGCAGACGCTGGACCAGGTCTTGCCGGGCCTGACCTACAATCCCCGGGTCGTCGCGCTGGACCAGTCGCAACCGGGTGGCAGTCCGAACAGCGCGATACCGCCTTTCGCGCCCTATCAGCGGCGACATATCACGAGCCAGAGAATCGCCAATGGCAAGGCGGCCTATCGTCGCCTGATTGCCAAGTTGGTCGATGTCGAACGCGAGACCGGCGTGCCCGGTCCGATCATCATGGCGATATATGGCAAGGAAACCAATTATGGTTCCTATATGGGCGATTTCGATATTCCGCGCTCTCTGGCAACCCTGGCCTATGAGGGGCGCCGGCGCTCGCTGTTCGAACCTGAATTGCTGGCCGTGCTCCAGCTGATCGACAAGGGCGTTCCCCAGTCCGCGCTGAAGGGTAGCTGGGCAGGGGCCATGGGCATGCCGCAATTCCTGCCATCGGTCTATCTGCGACTGGCTAAGGATGGAAGCGGTGACGGCTATGCGGACATCTGGAACAACGAACATGACGCTGTGGCCTCGATCGCCAATTATTTTGTCAATTCCGGCTGGCGCCGCGGAGAGCCGTGGGGCATCGCTGTCAAGGTGCCATCATCGCTTGATCGCGATGCGGTGGCAAGCAAGATCATGCCGACGCGCTGTCCGCGTGTGTTCGGCCGCCACAGCCAGTGGAAAACCATGGCTGAATGGCGGGCGCTCGGCGTTGTGCCGGCGACCGGAAAGATTCTCGAGGACGATGTGATGGCGACCCTGCTCGAGCCAGATGGCGCGGGCAGCACGGCGTATTTGCTGACCGGCAATTATCGCGTCATCCTGGATTATAATTGTTCAAATTTTTACGGGCTAGCAGTGGGGTTATTGGCGGATGAGATACGCAGTTAA
- a CDS encoding class I SAM-dependent methyltransferase, with product MMLNIFQQASHAALPKATHDEAAREEFAKSFKGFIQSTLLPGLTPVYNEQVKPAFRKEHGRDPADRRDIRSAMVNNLYFQHYASANRIAQEILWESVNVSIDRQLPELLETAKTLSASSKAKLDIPEDFVPPRYITALDIHCMPGGYTSEITDQDITAGALYDRGVYLYAMGYMGPDNDDMGRSVCNYLRRNRPDFKPMRILDMGCTVGHATLPYKEYFPEAEVWGIDVGGPVVRYAHARAAAMGQEVNFAQMNAEETSFPDGHFDLVVSHILLHETSGKAMPRIFNECHRLLSPGGMMIHADLPPFDLMDPFTQFILDNETWYNNEPFWGAMREMDQVDLAKRAGFAAEAIKFDTAPMAVMEFAGGSDGYSQETASEVAEREFTAGEYAPGGGWEVLVAEKAQAREMAA from the coding sequence ATGATGCTGAATATATTCCAACAAGCCAGTCACGCAGCCTTGCCCAAGGCCACGCATGATGAAGCGGCGCGCGAGGAATTTGCCAAGAGCTTCAAGGGCTTTATCCAGTCGACATTGCTGCCGGGGCTGACGCCGGTTTACAATGAACAGGTGAAGCCGGCGTTCCGCAAGGAGCACGGCCGGGATCCCGCCGACCGGCGCGACATTCGTTCGGCGATGGTAAACAATCTCTATTTCCAGCATTATGCGTCGGCCAACCGGATCGCGCAGGAGATATTGTGGGAATCGGTCAATGTCTCGATCGACCGGCAATTGCCCGAATTGCTGGAGACGGCAAAGACATTGTCGGCCTCGAGCAAGGCGAAGCTGGACATTCCCGAGGATTTTGTCCCGCCGCGCTACATCACCGCGCTCGACATCCACTGCATGCCCGGTGGCTATACCAGCGAGATTACCGATCAGGATATCACCGCCGGCGCGCTCTATGACCGCGGCGTCTATCTCTATGCGATGGGCTATATGGGCCCCGACAATGACGACATGGGCCGCTCGGTGTGCAACTATCTGCGGCGCAACAGGCCGGACTTCAAGCCCATGCGCATTCTCGACATGGGCTGCACCGTCGGCCACGCGACCCTGCCGTACAAGGAATATTTTCCCGAGGCGGAGGTCTGGGGCATTGATGTGGGCGGACCGGTGGTGCGCTATGCCCATGCCCGCGCCGCGGCGATGGGGCAGGAGGTGAATTTTGCCCAGATGAACGCGGAGGAAACCAGTTTTCCCGACGGGCATTTTGATCTGGTGGTCAGCCATATCCTGTTGCACGAGACCAGCGGCAAGGCGATGCCGCGGATCTTCAACGAATGCCATCGCCTGCTCTCTCCCGGCGGCATGATGATCCATGCCGATCTGCCGCCCTTCGACCTGATGGACCCGTTCACCCAGTTCATTCTCGACAACGAGACCTGGTATAATAACGAGCCCTTCTGGGGCGCGATGCGCGAGATGGATCAGGTGGATCTGGCGAAACGGGCAGGGTTTGCCGCCGAGGCGATCAAATTTGATACAGCGCCGATGGCGGTGATGGAATTTGCCGGCGGATCGGATGGCTATAGCCAGGAGACGGCAAGCGAAGTGGCCGAGCGGGAATTTACCGCGGGCGAATATGCACCGGGCGGCGGCTGGGAGGTGCTTGTCGCGGAGAAGGCGCAGGCACGGGAGATGGCGGCATGA
- a CDS encoding DUF1838 family protein, with protein MDKFNLSRRESLGLAALATGMAAVPAAARAHQPKPAVDFVSTIDFKDPEWNRDTYARIDGDIDPSKEKCGWIKGKAMGVRPNEKVRTLFGVEGFSFVRMKKLEDGSYRRMLREIVFYTDLESGEVLDQWLNPYTGETVKVVPIANDPFNFTISKFQPEGPSYGGLNTDLRERKPFLQDWEYGPNGTMILNTGIDLMYPNALQPGQWPRESAGVMNRVSEHFIYVVEQADVENPALTHIPHIGSWSRITPWLPWMLMGQAEGQINYFTHFQTIPEGVEGLPAHLVKAARAMDEKWLSAPTEDYGPSLSSLEVYAREQTPAPVPEGWEPPKAPPAPEPFAPNKK; from the coding sequence ATGGACAAATTCAACCTCAGCCGGCGTGAAAGTCTCGGCCTTGCCGCTCTGGCCACCGGCATGGCCGCCGTTCCTGCGGCAGCCCGCGCGCACCAGCCCAAGCCGGCCGTCGATTTTGTCAGCACCATCGATTTCAAGGATCCCGAGTGGAACCGCGACACCTATGCGCGGATCGACGGGGATATCGATCCGAGCAAGGAAAAATGCGGCTGGATCAAGGGCAAGGCCATGGGGGTCCGCCCGAACGAGAAGGTTCGCACGCTCTTCGGTGTCGAGGGGTTCAGTTTTGTCCGGATGAAGAAACTGGAAGACGGCAGCTACCGCAGGATGCTCCGCGAGATCGTCTTCTATACCGATCTGGAAAGCGGCGAAGTGCTGGACCAGTGGCTCAACCCCTATACCGGCGAGACGGTAAAGGTGGTGCCGATTGCCAATGACCCGTTCAACTTCACGATCAGCAAGTTCCAGCCCGAAGGGCCTTCCTATGGCGGACTGAACACCGACCTGCGCGAGCGCAAGCCGTTTCTGCAGGACTGGGAATATGGGCCGAACGGCACGATGATCCTGAACACCGGCATCGACCTGATGTATCCCAACGCGCTGCAGCCGGGCCAGTGGCCGCGCGAATCGGCCGGCGTGATGAACCGGGTCTCGGAACATTTCATCTATGTTGTCGAGCAGGCGGATGTGGAAAATCCCGCGCTCACCCATATCCCGCATATCGGCTCCTGGTCACGGATCACGCCCTGGCTGCCGTGGATGCTGATGGGACAGGCCGAAGGCCAGATCAATTATTTCACCCATTTCCAGACCATTCCGGAGGGCGTCGAGGGTCTGCCTGCCCATCTGGTGAAAGCCGCCCGGGCGATGGACGAGAAATGGCTCAGCGCGCCGACAGAGGATTATGGCCCCTCCCTCTCCAGCCTCGAGGTCTACGCCCGCGAACAGACACCCGCGCCCGTGCCCGAAGGCTGGGAACCCCCAAAAGCCCCGCCGGCACCCGAACCCTTCGCGCCAAACAAAAAGTGA
- a CDS encoding efflux RND transporter periplasmic adaptor subunit, whose protein sequence is MIKNILTGLFILGLTACSGTPEAPVQQAMPVETYLVSESEIPNIVELPGRVEAVRVADVRARVTGIVQRRLYEEGSNVKAGQPLFSIDPSELRASTAQVKASLERARATAANAQAVVDRYRPLVAEQAISQQEYDAAVAASREAQASVAQIRAELDAANLQLGYTTVRAPIGGRVRSAEVTEGALVSASEATLLTRIEQASRVYVTFAQSSSRILDIRRGITDGSIILNENDRAEVELIFEDGTEYPIPGQIDFLDFSVNETTGTVTLRAEFANPSGLLLPGEFVRARIFVGKKKGGFVVPQKAVTLSETGGTVMVIDNDGNAAIRPVELGAMTGAMWIIEGGLNAGDQVIVSNLQKIQPGIPVIAKPAPNGSGHNGASAATKPQASPSASKPEKEAAR, encoded by the coding sequence ATGATAAAAAATATCCTGACCGGGCTATTCATTCTCGGTCTGACGGCATGTTCCGGCACTCCCGAAGCCCCCGTCCAGCAAGCCATGCCGGTCGAAACATATCTCGTCAGCGAATCCGAAATACCCAATATCGTCGAACTGCCCGGCCGCGTCGAAGCGGTGCGGGTCGCCGATGTAAGAGCGCGCGTGACCGGTATCGTGCAACGGCGCCTCTATGAAGAAGGCAGCAATGTGAAGGCCGGGCAGCCGCTCTTCTCCATCGACCCTTCGGAATTGCGCGCAAGCACCGCACAAGTAAAGGCAAGCCTGGAACGGGCCAGAGCCACAGCGGCCAATGCCCAGGCGGTTGTCGATCGTTATCGCCCGCTGGTCGCGGAACAGGCGATCAGCCAGCAGGAATATGATGCAGCGGTCGCCGCCTCCCGCGAAGCGCAGGCCAGCGTAGCCCAGATCAGGGCAGAGCTCGATGCGGCCAATCTGCAATTGGGCTACACCACGGTGCGGGCTCCCATCGGCGGCCGTGTGCGCAGCGCCGAAGTCACCGAAGGCGCTCTGGTAAGCGCTTCCGAAGCCACATTGCTGACGCGGATCGAGCAGGCCAGTCGCGTCTATGTCACGTTCGCCCAATCATCGTCGCGCATATTGGACATCAGGCGGGGCATCACCGACGGCTCAATCATATTGAACGAGAATGACCGGGCCGAGGTCGAACTGATTTTCGAAGACGGCACCGAATATCCGATTCCCGGGCAAATCGACTTTCTCGATTTTTCCGTCAACGAAACCACCGGTACGGTTACCCTGCGGGCCGAATTTGCCAATCCCTCCGGTCTTTTGCTGCCCGGTGAATTTGTCCGGGCGCGCATCTTCGTGGGCAAGAAAAAGGGCGGCTTTGTCGTTCCTCAGAAAGCAGTGACGCTGAGCGAAACGGGCGGCACCGTCATGGTCATTGATAATGACGGCAACGCGGCGATACGTCCCGTGGAACTTGGCGCCATGACCGGCGCTATGTGGATAATCGAAGGCGGCCTGAACGCAGGCGATCAGGTCATTGTCAGCAATCTGCAGAAAATCCAGCCCGGCATTCCCGTGATAGCGAAGCCGGCGCCGAATGGATCTGGCCATAATGGCGCCAGCGCCGCCACAAAACCGCAAGCATCTCCGTCTGCTTCGAAGCCGGAAAAGGAGGCAGCCCGATGA
- a CDS encoding multidrug efflux RND transporter permease subunit, with protein MPRYFIDRPIFAWVIALGILLFGFIALRQLPIEQYPEVAPPSLSISVVYPGADAATLEQNVIQLIEQQLNGIDGFLYMSSSSQSNGTGSITLTFEAGTDIDIAQTDVQNSLSTIEARLPGDVTQQGIQVRQATSGFLQIVALTSKSGNLDSTDLGNIASTQIIDELRRVGGVGDVTLLGSEYAMRIWLDPERLASFRLTPSTVLAAIREQNSQTAGGSLGALPVLEDTQINATITTQSRFTSTKQFEQIILRAETGGGTVRLGDVARVEIGAQSYATSSTLNGQPMAGMAIQLGTGANALSVAEGVEARMNEIEASLPADVEWSIPYDTTPFIDISIEEVVTTLVEAMVLVFLVMFLFLQSWRATLIPTLVVPIALAGACLGLWLFGFSINVLTLFGMVLAIGILVDDAIIVIENVERIMREEGLGPIEASRKAMDQITGAIIGITLVLVAVFLPMAFFPGSTGGIYRQFSVTLAVSILFSALMALTLTPALCATLLKPIREGETGSHAGPDNADSAAEPLPETLPGSGPANIWGKFSAFLSDGLNRFNIWFDRLTDRYGRATDSILSRPMRGLAVFLLLCVVAGLLFLRLPTAFLPTEDQGYLITVIQAPSGATQARTEEAIKPVSEYWKSQDEVADLVVLRGFSFFGQGQNNAMMFSPLVDWNERTADESKADALLTKAMGQFSRNDDAIIFVIQPPAIQSLGNASGFSVKIEDRGGLGRAKLTEARNQLLGILSQSDAVTGVRPEDQQPAPQLKVDIDRVLARSLGLSISDVNSTLSINFGSAFANEFIRDGRSLEVYVQADARYRMTPDDVMALRVPNDQGELVPFSTFATAKWSAGAPSLARYNGYPAMTVSGSAAAGVSSGDALAAVEEAMTRMPDGIAYEWTGISYEEKQSAGQIGLLLGLSILVVFLLLAALYESWSVPVAVLLIIPMGMLGAVVFSMLRGLSADVYFNVGLITIIGLAAKNAILIVEFAIEEEAEGKSIIDAVKNAARLRLRPIIMTSLAFILAMVPLAIATGAGANSRIAVGTGVMGGMISATAIGIFVIPLLYMLVRQKLSRKAPAAAGSLDEEQAEGDRA; from the coding sequence GTGCCAAGATATTTCATTGATCGGCCGATTTTTGCATGGGTCATCGCACTCGGTATTTTGCTGTTCGGTTTCATTGCCTTGCGTCAGTTGCCGATCGAACAATATCCTGAAGTCGCGCCTCCGTCGCTGAGCATCTCGGTCGTCTATCCCGGTGCAGACGCGGCGACGCTGGAGCAGAATGTCATTCAGTTGATCGAACAGCAGCTGAACGGCATCGACGGTTTTCTGTACATGTCCTCGTCCAGCCAGTCCAACGGCACCGGATCGATCACGCTGACCTTCGAAGCGGGCACGGATATCGATATTGCGCAAACCGATGTGCAAAACAGCCTCAGCACGATCGAGGCGCGACTGCCTGGCGACGTCACCCAGCAGGGAATACAGGTGCGCCAGGCGACAAGCGGCTTTTTGCAGATTGTCGCCCTCACCTCAAAAAGCGGAAATCTTGATTCGACCGATCTCGGCAATATTGCATCGACCCAGATCATCGATGAACTGCGCCGGGTCGGCGGTGTGGGTGACGTTACCCTGCTCGGTTCCGAATATGCCATGCGGATCTGGCTTGATCCGGAACGTCTGGCGTCATTCAGGCTCACCCCTTCGACCGTGCTCGCCGCAATCCGCGAGCAGAACAGCCAGACCGCCGGAGGGTCTCTGGGCGCGCTGCCGGTTCTCGAAGACACACAGATCAATGCCACCATCACCACGCAAAGCCGGTTCACCAGCACAAAACAGTTTGAGCAAATCATATTGCGCGCCGAAACGGGGGGCGGAACGGTCAGGCTGGGCGATGTCGCGCGTGTGGAAATCGGCGCGCAAAGCTATGCCACATCGAGCACGCTGAACGGCCAGCCGATGGCAGGCATGGCGATCCAGCTTGGCACCGGCGCGAATGCGCTTTCGGTCGCCGAGGGGGTCGAGGCGCGGATGAATGAAATAGAGGCCAGCCTGCCCGCCGATGTCGAATGGAGCATACCCTATGACACCACCCCCTTCATCGATATTTCGATCGAGGAGGTCGTAACCACCCTGGTCGAGGCAATGGTTCTGGTTTTCCTCGTCATGTTCCTGTTCCTGCAGAGCTGGCGGGCCACGCTGATCCCGACATTGGTGGTGCCGATAGCGCTGGCGGGGGCCTGCCTGGGGCTGTGGTTGTTCGGATTCTCGATCAATGTTCTGACCCTGTTCGGCATGGTACTCGCCATCGGTATTCTGGTCGATGACGCGATCATCGTCATCGAGAATGTCGAGCGCATCATGCGCGAGGAAGGGCTCGGACCGATCGAGGCATCGCGCAAGGCGATGGACCAGATCACAGGGGCCATCATCGGTATCACACTGGTGCTGGTCGCCGTGTTTCTGCCAATGGCTTTCTTCCCCGGTTCAACGGGCGGCATATACCGCCAATTCTCGGTCACACTGGCGGTTTCCATCCTGTTCTCTGCCCTGATGGCGCTGACCCTGACGCCTGCCTTGTGCGCGACCCTGCTCAAACCCATCCGGGAAGGCGAAACCGGCAGCCATGCCGGCCCTGACAATGCCGATAGCGCGGCTGAACCGCTTCCTGAAACGCTCCCGGGTTCAGGGCCTGCGAATATTTGGGGAAAATTTTCTGCCTTCTTGTCCGACGGGCTGAACAGGTTCAATATCTGGTTCGACCGGCTGACAGACCGTTACGGGCGCGCGACCGATTCGATACTCAGCCGGCCCATGCGCGGTCTGGCCGTGTTCCTGCTGCTGTGCGTTGTTGCCGGCCTGCTGTTCCTGCGCCTGCCGACCGCTTTTCTGCCCACCGAGGACCAGGGATATTTGATCACTGTCATACAGGCGCCTTCCGGCGCGACCCAGGCCCGTACCGAAGAGGCGATCAAGCCGGTATCCGAATATTGGAAAAGCCAGGATGAAGTCGCCGATCTGGTCGTGCTGCGCGGCTTCAGCTTCTTTGGCCAGGGCCAGAATAATGCGATGATGTTTTCGCCGTTAGTCGACTGGAACGAACGCACCGCTGACGAAAGCAAGGCTGATGCGTTGCTGACCAAGGCCATGGGCCAGTTTTCCCGGAATGATGATGCGATCATATTCGTCATCCAGCCACCCGCGATCCAGTCTCTGGGCAATGCCAGCGGCTTCAGTGTGAAAATCGAAGACCGCGGCGGACTCGGTCGCGCCAAATTGACCGAAGCCCGCAACCAGTTGCTCGGCATATTGTCGCAAAGCGATGCCGTGACCGGCGTGCGTCCGGAGGACCAGCAACCCGCCCCGCAACTCAAGGTTGACATCGACCGGGTTCTGGCACGGTCGCTCGGCCTTTCTATCAGCGATGTAAACAGCACATTGTCGATAAATTTCGGCTCTGCCTTTGCCAATGAATTCATTCGTGACGGGCGCTCGCTGGAAGTCTATGTGCAGGCCGATGCCCGCTACAGGATGACACCCGATGACGTCATGGCGCTGCGGGTGCCCAATGATCAGGGTGAACTGGTTCCCTTTTCGACGTTCGCCACCGCCAAATGGTCGGCCGGGGCACCCAGTCTTGCCCGATATAACGGCTATCCTGCGATGACCGTTTCGGGTTCTGCGGCTGCTGGTGTTTCCTCCGGCGACGCCCTGGCGGCAGTCGAGGAGGCCATGACCCGGATGCCGGACGGTATCGCATATGAATGGACCGGTATCAGCTATGAAGAGAAACAGTCGGCGGGGCAGATCGGACTGCTGCTTGGCCTCTCGATACTGGTGGTATTCCTGCTGCTGGCTGCGCTTTACGAAAGCTGGTCGGTGCCGGTTGCGGTCCTGCTGATCATTCCCATGGGGATGCTGGGTGCGGTGGTATTCTCGATGCTGCGCGGTTTGTCGGCAGATGTATATTTCAACGTCGGACTGATAACCATCATCGGTCTGGCGGCGAAAAACGCCATCCTGATCGTCGAATTCGCCATTGAGGAAGAGGCCGAGGGCAAATCGATCATCGATGCGGTCAAAAATGCCGCTCGCCTTCGCCTGCGGCCGATCATCATGACATCTCTTGCCTTCATTCTTGCGATGGTGCCGCTGGCAATCGCGACAGGCGCCGGTGCGAACAGCCGCATCGCTGTCGGAACAGGCGTGATGGGCGGGATGATCAGCGCCACTGCCATCGGCATTTTCGTGATACCGTTGCTGTACATGCTGGTACGGCAGAAACTGAGCCGCAAAGCCCCTGCGGCCGCCGGTTCGCTCGATGAGGAGCAGGCTGAAGGAGACCGCGCATGA
- a CDS encoding efflux transporter outer membrane subunit, translated as MIKQPCPALAVVLACSALLGGCVNLAPEDRRPELPVAQAYDGEYRPDGRVVASQLGWREYFNDPQLKLLLATAIENNRDLVAATARIEQARAQYRIQDSQRLPQTDASGSAVRTRTPVNAGAAGTGGGSVTVDNYNVGVAVTSFELDFWGRVRNLSEAARANYLATLSAQRAFYLSLIGDVASTYLDLIETGEQIAFAEATLQSRTEGLRIAKLRLDAGVTSALDYRQAEVLLTQAQQTLGAQRLSQAQSRNRLTVLVGGRLPAELPDSLPLEDQQFAGPLAAGLPSDLLLNRPDIVAAEQSLTAARANIGAARAAFFPRISLTGSGGLTSDSLNDLFSGDNFTWSFGPSISLPIFDWGAREADLGLARALETEAVANYDKAVQTAFREVSDALAGRRWLGEQVDTARRTVAAQEATARIARLRYREGVVSYLEVLDAERNLFSAQQALLELIRANDQNQVSLFIALGGGLKP; from the coding sequence ATGATCAAACAGCCCTGCCCTGCGCTTGCTGTCGTTCTGGCCTGTTCCGCACTGCTCGGCGGTTGCGTGAATCTGGCGCCCGAGGACCGGCGTCCCGAACTGCCGGTCGCGCAAGCCTATGACGGCGAATATCGCCCCGATGGCCGCGTTGTTGCCTCGCAACTGGGCTGGCGCGAATATTTCAATGATCCGCAACTCAAGTTGCTGCTGGCGACCGCGATCGAGAACAACCGTGACCTCGTGGCAGCTACGGCGCGGATCGAGCAGGCGCGCGCGCAATATCGCATTCAGGACAGCCAGCGCCTCCCGCAGACCGATGCCAGCGGCAGCGCAGTTCGCACGCGCACCCCGGTCAATGCCGGTGCGGCAGGCACGGGCGGTGGATCGGTGACAGTCGACAACTATAATGTCGGCGTAGCCGTTACCTCGTTCGAGCTCGATTTCTGGGGCCGGGTGCGCAATCTGAGCGAAGCCGCCCGCGCCAATTATCTTGCCACCCTGTCCGCTCAGCGCGCCTTCTATCTTTCGCTGATCGGCGATGTCGCCTCGACCTATCTCGACCTGATAGAAACAGGAGAACAGATCGCCTTTGCCGAAGCGACGCTGCAGAGCCGGACTGAAGGATTGCGGATTGCCAAATTGAGGCTTGATGCCGGTGTCACTTCCGCCCTGGATTACCGGCAAGCCGAAGTCCTGCTGACGCAGGCACAGCAAACACTGGGCGCACAGCGGCTGTCGCAAGCGCAATCCCGCAACCGGTTGACGGTCCTGGTCGGAGGGCGGCTTCCAGCCGAATTGCCCGACAGTCTTCCCCTGGAAGACCAGCAATTTGCCGGACCACTTGCCGCAGGCCTGCCATCCGATCTGTTGCTCAACCGTCCCGACATTGTCGCGGCCGAACAGAGCCTGACCGCAGCCCGTGCCAATATCGGTGCCGCGCGCGCGGCATTTTTTCCGCGCATATCGTTGACCGGTTCCGGCGGTCTGACATCGGACAGTCTGAATGATCTGTTCAGCGGTGACAATTTCACCTGGAGCTTCGGCCCGTCGATCAGTCTGCCGATATTCGACTGGGGCGCACGCGAAGCCGATCTCGGCCTTGCCCGTGCCCTCGAAACCGAAGCGGTGGCCAATTATGACAAAGCGGTCCAGACGGCATTTCGCGAAGTGTCCGATGCGCTCGCCGGTCGTCGCTGGCTCGGCGAACAGGTAGACACAGCACGCCGCACGGTCGCAGCACAGGAAGCCACGGCACGGATCGCCCGACTGCGATATCGGGAGGGCGTGGTGAGCTATCTGGAAGTATTGGACGCCGAAAGGAACCTGTTCAGCGCCCAGCAGGCACTGCTGGAACTGATACGCGCCAATGATCAGAACCAGGTATCGCTGTTCATCGCTCTTGGTGGTGGCTTAAAGCCTTGA